TTGTATCATCATACACTTATTCATTTTGAAAAGCAGCGAGTTAATTCAACGATGAGCACGAACACATTGAGCAGCGTTTTGCTAGCTACAGCCCAAGTGCGGGTAAAATCCTTACATCAAGAATATATAACATTACGGGCTTTAATTGATCAAGGTTCGCAGATAACCTCTATAAGCGAAGAAGCAGCACAAATCCTCCAATTACCCAGGAAGAAAACTGAGGTTAAACTACAAGGCCTGGGACAAACAGTGGTAGGGGTtgcaaaagcaaaaataaacttagaaatacATCCGAGATTTCTAAGCAACGAGATGATAACAGCAGAGGCATTAATATTACCAAAATTAGTGGCAACTCATCCCGATGTATCATTTAATTATGATGTGCAAAAATGGAAAAACTTCAATTTAGCAGATCCCAATTTCAACAAAGCAGATAGAATTGATATTGTTATTGGTGCCGACTTATTCTCGCAAATATTGGAAGACGGTGTACATCGTGAAGAGAAAATTCTTGGGCAAAACACTAAGTTGGGTTGGATTCTATCTGGCGTGATCCGAGTAAACCATAAAAGCAATACAAAATCAGTAGCTACTACCAACATTGAAAGGTTCTGGGAAATCGAGGAAATAGAGGAGGAAAATTCCCAAGACGAGGAAGATAAATGCCTAAAACTATATTCTGAAACAACAAGAAGAGATGAAGATGGTAAATTTATCGTAAGAATACCATTTTTAGAAGATTGCGAGCTTGGCGATTCTTACAAGAGGGCGATGGCTCGATTGATGAGTCTAGAGAGGCGGCTAAAAGAAAATCCATTACTAAACAACGAATACTGCAAAATAATGGAAGAATTGCTATCAATGGGCCATATGAAGAAAGTAGATCCAAGCTGTAATGGTAAATACTACTTACCTCATCAAGCGGTAGTACGAGAAAGTAGCTTAACTACAAAAGTAAGAGTGGTATTCGATGCTTCTTCCAAAACTACCAACGGTAAAAGCTTAAACGACATATTGCAAGTAGGTCCCAAGCTACAAAAAGATATATTTGACATCATTACGAAATGGAGGTCATGGAAATATGTAATATCTTCTGATGTGGAGAAAATGTTTCGCCAAATAAAAATTGATACACCTGATCAAGAATACCAATAGGTTTTGTGGAGGAAGAATCCAAGCAATCCAATTGAACAATACAAATTAACAACTGTAACGTATGGTACCAGTTCAGCACCCTTTTTGGCAATTAGAACATTAATTGAAATTGCCAATCATTGTAAAGATGAAGATATTTCTAGCAGAATAAAAGAAGACTTTTACATGGACGATTTACTAACTGGAGCAGATACAATCCAAGATTGTAAGAAGATACGAGAAGCAATATCCAACCACTTAGATAAATTTGGGTTTCATTTGCGTAAATGGATATCCAACAATGGTCAGATAATAAAAACTGACAACTTTGAAAATAATGAGGTGCTAAACATACAAGAAGATGCATGTTTGAAAACATTGGGTTTGCAATGGAACCCTAAGACGGATAATTTTACATTCAACATGCAAATCGAGGATGATCTTAAAATTACGAAACGGATTGTGTTATCACGTATCGCAAGGATATTCGATCCATTAGGATGGTTAACACCGATTACGGTAACGGCAAAATTGTTTATACAACATTTGTGGAAATTGCAATCAGACTGGGATGAACCATTGGATAAAGATCTCAGTAAAACTTGGAAATCGTTTGTTCAAAACTTGCCAGCGCtgacaaacataaaaataaatcgaTGGATTCAACGATCAAACGAGACACCATTACAATTGCATGGGTTTGCAGATGCATCTGAAAAGGCTTATGCTGCTGTGGTTTATGCAAAAGTTGGCTCAACAATTACAATAGTAGCCGCAAAAAGCAAAGTAAACCccataaaaaaacaagaagactCTGCCTAAATTGGAATTGTGTGCAGCGCATCTGTTAGCGAGATTATTGCATAAAATCAAGTACAAAATCAACGCAGGTGCAGACATTTATGCATGGAGTGATTCTATGATCACATTATCATGGATAAGAAAGCCTAATAGCAAAGAGAAATTCATAAGAACAAGAGTTTCCGAAATAAATCAATGTTTGCCAAATGTGAAATGGGGCTAtgtaaaatctaaagaaaatccAGCTGATATCGGATCAAGAGGCATTAATCCAGAAAAACTTGAAAGCTGTTCCCTTTGGTGGTGTGGTCCGGAATGGCtcaaaaaagataaaaataattgGCCATCAGAAGAGCCTGATGTCAAGGTGGTTGCAGTGACGAAGATATCGAAGACGTCATACTTTCATGATGTTGTAAGCAGAATCTCATCTTTTAGGAAGATGAAAAGAATATTTGCTTACGTGATTAGATTCGTAGAGAAAATGAAAGGAAATAGAAACTTCCCTACTTATTTAACAGTGCAAGAATTAAATAAAGCCGAAGTTATCATAATAAAAGTCCATCAGGAGGTATACCTGGCAaacgaattattacaaataaaaaacaataatgcagtAGATCACCGTAGTAGAATGGCATCGCTTAATCCTTTCTTAGACGAACATGGTGTAATTAGAGTTGGAGGTCGATTGGAATTTTCGAGTATGGCATACAACAGGAAACATCCGATAATCATAGAGAAATCGCCGTTAGCATATTCAATTGTAAGTGAAACACATAAAATGACACTTCACGGGGGCAACAGactggttgaaaatataattagaaGAAATTTCTGGATTATAGATCTAAAAAACAGGATCAAGAAATGCATTCGAAGCTGCGTTAAATGCATTCGATACAAACAGGAGCAACATCACCAGTTAATGGGTTTACTTCCTTCTTATAGAGTAAACGTTTCTCAGCCTTTTGCTCATTGTGGCATAGATTATGCTGGACCCATCCAAATTAAATGTTCCAATGGACGGGGTCAAAAATCCTTCAAAGGATATATCGCCGTATTTACATGTATGTCGACaacggtataacttaagtagctagcataaacagtacccgatatatatgcgggtatatcggacatttttcgaaaaatgtaccaaaattacacagtttttaacgacttcatataaatcgcaattctaaagacccctaaagtgctaggaagctagtttttttatatttggattgcatgagattgtagctttctaacacggtataacttaagtagctagcataaacagtacccgatatatatgcgggtatatcggacatttttcgaaaaatgtaccaaaattacacagtttttaacgacttcatatatttggattgcatgagattgtagctttctaacacggtataacttaagtagctagcataaacagtacccgatatatatgcgggtatatcggacatttttcgaaaaatgtcccaaattacccagtttttaacgacttcatataaatcgcaattttaaaaggccctaaagagctaggaagctaaatttttttatatttggatggcatgagattgtagctttctaacaaggtataacttaagtagctagcgcaaacagtacccgatatatatgcgggtataccagacatttttcgaaaaatgtcccaaaattaccccagtttttaacgacttcatataaattgcaattttaaaaggccctaaagagctaggaagctaaatttttttatatttggatggcatgagattatagctttctaacaaagtataacttaagtagctagcataaatagtacccgatatatatgcgggtatatcggacatttttcgaaaaatttcccaaattacccagtttttatatttggattgcatgagattgtagctttctaacacggtataacttaagtagctagcataaacagtacccgatatatatgcgggtatatcggacatttttcgaaaaatgtcccaaattacccagtttttaacgacttcatataaatcgcaattttgaaaggccctaaagagctagaaagctaaattttttatatttagatggcatgagattgtagctttctaacaaggtataacttaagtagctagcataaatagtacccgatatatatgcgggtatatcggacatttttcgaaaaatgtcccaaaattaccccagtttttaatgacttcatataaatcgcaattctaaaggcccctaaagtgcaaggaagctaattttttatatttggattgcatgagattgtagctttctaacaagttataacttaagtagctagcataaacagtacccgatatatatgcgggtataccggacatttttcgaaaaatgttacaaaattaccccagtttttaacgacttcatataaatcgcaattttaaaaggccctaatgTTCAAGTGTAGTTGAacataatatttctttttaatattctacttttatcaatataaatactttagaaataatataattgtaaaactaaatttatgacCTTTTTATGTACTTATACGCATGTGTGCATTACTTAGATAAGAAAAAACCAACCCTTGTCATTCACACTGGTCCGTGTGGTAATGTTTATGTTATCCTATTCATTCACATATGTCCATGTTATGATAAAGAAATTGTAAACATCAAAGATAAGATTCTAAGCGTAAGATCACGTACACATGCCTACTATATTAGACTAAGATTCGTGTAAATAGTACTTAAGTtgaaacttaataaaatattttttagtgtgTAAAAAATATCTTATTATTTACAATACTTCAAACATATTGGTCCTTCGAAGAGAGTGAAccagcaaaatttaaaaaaaaaaaaaaataaaacttaaaaaacaaaaacaaactaaaacacaaatcttcttcaaaaaaaaaaaaaaaaaaaaactttcaaaaatgtCAAGCCGAGTGAACTTATATAAAGTTCAATTGCAAATACTGAAAGAAATCACTCAAATTTCCGATAAGATAAAATTGCCTTAAGCACAAAACAGACAAATAATGTTTAAGCGAAAGCAAATGTCAAAAATGTGGGTTGTATCATCATACACTTATTCATTTTGAAAAGCAGCGAGTTAATTCAACGATGAGCACGAACACATTGAGCAGCGTTTTGCTAGCTACAGCCCAAGTGCGGGTAAAATCCTTACATCAAGAATATATAACATTACGGGCTTTAATTGATCAAGGTTCGCAGATAACCTCTATAAGCGAAGAAGCAGCACAAATCCTCCAATTACCCAGGAAGAAAACTGAGGTTAAACTACAAGGCCTGGGACAAACAGTGGTAGGGGTtgcaaaagcaaaaataaacttagaaatacATCCGAGATTTCTAAGCAACGAGATGATAACAGCAGAGGCATTAATATTACCAAAATTAGTGGCAACTCATCCCGATGTATCATTTAATTATGATGTGCAAAAATGGAAAAACTTCAATTTAGCAGATCCCAATTTCAACAAAGCAGATAGAATTGATATTGTTATTGGTGCCGACTTATTCTCGCAAATATTGGAAGACGGTGTACATCGTGAAGAGAAAATTCTTGGGCAAAACACTAAGTTGGGTTGGATTCTATCTGGCGTGATCCGAGTAAACCATAAAAGCAATACAAAATCAGTAGCTACTACCAACATTGAAAGGTTCTGGGAAATCGAGGAAATAGAGGAGGAAAATTCCCAAGACGAGGAAGATAAATGCCTAAAACTATATTCTGAAACAACAAGAAGAGATGAAGATGGTAAATTTATCGTAAGAATACCATTTTTAGAAGATTGCGAGCTTGGCGATTCTTACAAGAGGGCGATGGCTCGATTGATGAGTCTAGAGAGGCGGCTAAAAGAAAATCCATTACTAAACAACGAATACTGCAAAATAATGGAAGAATTGCTATCAATGGGCCATATGAAGAAAGTAGATCCAAGCTGTAATGGTAAATACTACTTACCTCATCAAGCGGTAGTACGAGAAAGTAGCTTAACTACAAAAGTAAGAGTGGTATTCGATGCTTCTTCCAAAACTACCAACGGTAAAAGCTTAAACGACATATTGCAAGTAGGTCCCAAGCTACAAAAAGATATATTTGACATCATTACGAAATGGAGGTCATGGAAATATGTAATATCTTCTGATGTGGAGAAAATGTTTCGCCAAATAAAAATTGATACACCTGATCAAGAATACCAATAGGTTTTGTGGAGGAAGAATCCAAGCAATCCAATTGAACAATACAAATTAACAACTGTAACGTATGGTACCAGTTCAGCACCCTTTTTGGCAATTAGAACATTAATTGAAATTGCCAATCATTGTAAAGATGAAGATATTTCTAGCAGAATAAAAGAAGACTTTTACATGGACGATTTACTAACTGGAGCAGATACAATCCAAGATTGTAAGAAGATACGAGAAGCAATATCCAACCACTTAGATAAATTTGGGTTTCATTTGCGTAAATGGATATCCAACAATGGTCAGATAATAAAAACTGACAACTTTGAAAATAATGAGGTGCTAAACATACAAGAAGATGCATGTTTGAAAACATTGGGTTTGCAATGGAACCCTAAGACGGATAATTTTACATTCAACATGCAAATCGAGGATGATCTTAAAATTACGAAACGGATTGTGTTATCACGTATCGCAAGGATATTCGATCCATTAGGATGGTTAACACCGATTACGGTAACGGCAAAATTGTTTATACAACATTTGTGGAAATTGCAATCAGACTGGGATGAACCATTGGATAAAGATCTCAGTAAAACTTGGAAATCGTTTGTTCAAAACTTGCCAGCGCtgacaaacataaaaataaatcgaTGGATTCAACGATCAAACGAGACACCATTACAATTGCATGGGTTTGCAGATGCATCTGAAAAGGCTTATGCTGCTGTGGTTTATGCAAAAGTTGGCTCAACAATTACAATAGTAGCCGCAAAAAGCAAAGTAAACCccataaaaaaacaagaagactCTGCCTAAATTGGAATTGTGTGCAGCGCATCTGTTAGCGAGATTATTGCATAAAATCAAGTACAAAATCAACGCAGGTGCAGACATTTATGCATGGAGTGATTCTATGATCACATTATCATGGATAAGAAAGCCTAATAGCAAAGAGAAATTCATAAGAACAAGAGTTTCCGAAATAAATCAATGTTTGCCAAATGTGAAATGGGGCTAtgtaaaatctaaagaaaatccAGCTGATATCGGATCAAGAGGCATTAATCCAGAAAAACTTGAAAGCTGTTCCCTTTGGTGGTGTGGTCCGGAATGGCtcaaaaaagataaaaataattgGCCATCAGAAGAGCCTGATGTCAAGGTGGTTGCAGTGACGAAGATATCGAAGACGTCATACTTTCATGATGTTGTAAGCAGAATCTCATCTTTTAGGAAGATGAAAAGAATATTTGCTTACGTGATTAGATTCGTAGAGAAAATGAAAGGAAATAGAAACTTCCCTACTTATTTAACAGTGCAAGAATTAAATAAAGCCGA
This region of Calliphora vicina unplaced genomic scaffold, idCalVici1.1 scaffold_56, whole genome shotgun sequence genomic DNA includes:
- the LOC135963034 gene encoding uncharacterized protein LOC135963034; translated protein: MSTNTLSSVLLATAQVRVKSLHQEYITLRALIDQGSQITSISEEAAQILQLPRKKTEVKLQGLGQTVVGVAKAKINLEIHPRFLSNEMITAEALILPKLVATHPDVSFNYDVQKWKNFNLADPNFNKADRIDIVIGADLFSQILEDGVHREEKILGQNTKLGWILSGVIRVNHKSNTKSVATTNIERFWEIEEIEEENSQDEEDKCLKLYSETTRRDEDGKFIVRIPFLEDCELGDSYKRAMARLMSLERRLKENPLLNNEYCKIMEELLSMGHMKKVDPSCNGKYYLPHQAVVRESSLTTKVRVVFDASSKTTNGKSLNDILQVGPKLQKDIFDIITKWRSWKYVISSDVEKMFRQIKIDTPDQEYQ